A window of Quercus robur chromosome 12, dhQueRobu3.1, whole genome shotgun sequence genomic DNA:
GTACTaaccttaattttattttatttctcatcTCTTTCTTATGCCTAttatataaatagtaaaatttattaaataatagcCTTAAAATAGTCGAAtgaaaactcttttatttattagggATGACCCAATTCTACAACCTAACTTGAATACTGCAGGTTGCATTTATTTGGTCTTTAGAGTTATCATGAGTTGGGTTGGACTAGGGATTTCTTGATCCAAGTAGTTTGGATAGATTGAAAAATACCCTAAACTCTACTAAAACCCAACCCATAAATACTTCTTATTGTTTGAATCAAGAATTAAGACCTTTCTAATGCTCCTCTTTGCCATGCATAAACTGAATCAACAATTAGTATaagcacaaaaataaaagcttCTATAAATACAAATATACCGAATACATCAAAACTCATTGCCCATAGATAAAGAAAAACCGTTtcaacattaaaattaaaaataaaaaataaaactagagcAAACATATAATACCGAATTCAAAATTGAAGCCAAGCATCGCCCATTAATTCTATTTCTGACTCATAACTAGAAAGTTTTGGTGGGAGAAAGAGGACATTGGGTGGGATCTATCAATAGCGAATTCCCCATACAAATAAGGGTGCCTATCGATGATAGGCTCTAAAGGGTTTGAGATCGAGGTATTGTTAGCCAAGAAGACTTGGCCAATCCACATGGCCTGCTTGATGGACGTCAATGATGAGGACATCGTAAATTGGTCCGAGAtgaatttctttattaattaattagttatgtagtagtttgaattttcttatatcattaataaaacacaattttctATTCAAACAAATCAAACTTGGGAAtcattcttaaatttaaaatcacatTTAATATTTAATGGTTCAAATTTGTTATGAAGTTTGGTTTTGTGATCGAAAATCCACAATTggttttttaatagaaaaatggaAGGAGTGTTTTTCAATATTTGTTATTTATGATTTTCCACTAAACAAAATAGGATCAAGTTACCATGGTATTATTTTCACCAATGTTAtactattttgacaattttttttaaaccaaaagttTGTCAAATCCACCATCCCCACCCAATGGCGAAGCCACTGGTCCCccaattgttattattattattttttttttaaatgttaaatagaTATTGTTTTTGTGGGTGTGTCTGGAAGgtcccaattttattttttatttttaaaagaaagtatGAGGTTCCTTATGTTCATTAGAATACAATAATAATCCTATTAGTTGTATAcaccaattattttttatcaaataaaaatataatacatatatcttaaaaattaaaggaaaaaattaaaaatgtttttattctcCCTAATCTTAGAAtgatagtgtttttttttttttttttttttttttttttttaaagttaaagtTATTGAAtctttttgtcaattttttactCAATTCGTTCAACTTCAATAGGAATATTTTTTGTAGTTCAAATAAGgttattgtaaggactcaatttgtaacgatcccaattGGTTTATTGGGTTCGAATGTTTGaggtccaaacaataaaatttgtagagcgtgggctgaaaggctagtCTTTAGTCACAGGACAGTGGTTGGTCATGGTACTCATACAGAGGTGAACCATGTTTGCTTGAAAAGTCTTTCTCCTCGACATGGCCTGGGAGGCACTGGTTCTTGgtcttttttcccagccccttttctggattgcttacttctctttttatattagcctttacTCTTCCTctaacgtccacgtgtaggttcagttttctagggctgatacttgtcccatcggcccatacccaaagtagttgggggtggttgtaaaagctgaaaagtattgctctgtctagcgcagagtatttaattgcagtaatgacagcctttcctttgtcctttgtcgccatattgtccaggggtcctttctccatcaatgtgGAGGTGTTCATCTTTTCCTTAAACTGTTTCTATACCGTACTTGCACTTTCTTTCAGGAGCGCgttgggatgccgaggatagAATCATcatcggctatatctctaggccatttggacctTTACTGTATGTCCTCAGCaatatccctcctcggctcgggccttgggccctaaagCAAAGTGGGCtggggtcacaaattctctaaccccacaatagcctctcaaaatcctgctgtccggccCCTCagacggagaggagggttttggtgacgtcGGGCCTATGTCACGGCTTGCCAAGCTTTGTCTTTCATTAATGTCGGTGTCTCTTCATTTGCCTGGGAAATGCTCCTGGTTATGAGACATTCCTTGAGTTTTACTCACATCGTGCTTTTGCCGTTTCATTACACGAGACACGTCTTTAATAAGTTCCCTTTacaaggtaattccaatccaaCGGTTGTAGATGGCGTTGGGAGTTGAGTGAGAATTATCTCGTTTGTAGCTCTTCTTGGAAATCTAtacagattaaatgccaccagacttgccttccatataagaagTAAAGTAGGAGGTCATTTCCTTGACGTACAGACCCCTcaatcttttcaaattcctaaaccACCTGCTGTGCTCAAAGTCCTCACTGCTAGTGGGATTAAGCCTTAGGGAGTGATATGGTTGGGGCGAAGATGGGGGTGAAGGGACCGCACCCTCTCCAGAAGCACTGGGTCTCTCCGAGACTCAAGATGGCCCGATCAGGGCAAGGGAGACAGAGACTCAAAGCATTTCTCCCCCTTGACAAGGCGGGAAAgaagcctcttcttcctttaaCCAAAATCCGAAGTAGGTGCTGGTCgtatcagatttttggtgcgataGCACTGGCTGGGGTTGCTCATCATcggtaccatccgctctctctcgAGCGCTGCTAACATGGCATTGGCTTGATGGGAGTTAGAGCTGGCATGGGGACTTGGCATCCCCACTTCCTCCTCTCCTCTTTctctggtgcctccttttgcctccgcttcttcttctcttccatcactaggGGCATCCTGgtgcttctgcttcttcttctgccTCTTCTCCCCTTCCATCAATGGGGTCATCCTGACACGCTTAGTTGCCATAAGAACAgaattttgaaggatttatcattctcttgtatctttttcctttttgcttttctttttgcttttgtagttagcttctggtataggcttgcttaagcccttcattgtatgatgtactatttctttgtattaataaaagatggctttattttattctaagtattctttcttttctgcaacagttatattgtgaatggatgtgctatttttttttttttttttattctgaacgatacttagggccgaaacccttgttaacaaaaaactattattttgaattcattgAGACTAAcaggcacaataatgccgacctgaaaaaTGTTATACATATAAGAATAACCGAGATAACAGTTGAATACTCTGTATTGCATATGAGGTgatcatccgaggatgggtaacccaaaatgaactaTCCGAGAAGGTCGCCGAGCGCTAGGGTGCTTTGCCATGTTCCTGACAACATTCATAGCCTTAACCATTTTTGGCAttcggtccgaggaccgaggtatgaTTGTACCGAGCCTAAATACTCGTTTACATTAGTTTCCCTAGAGTTGGGGATCCGAGGACAGGACGGGATTTCCATTCTGTCTAAGACTTAATCCATTTTCTAATGACTAatctccccataggtttgagtctgaggaccatgcaataccttggttctgttcaaaactcgtaatcttctttaagtagttggtttccccatagatttgagtccgaggaccatgcaataccttggttctgtccaaaacttagattttctttaagtagttgatttccccataggtttgagtccgagaaccatgcaataccttgattctgtccaaaacttagattttctttaagtagttggtttccccatatgtttgagcccgaggactatacaataccttggttctgttcaaaacttagattttctttaagtagttggtttccccataggtttgagtctgaggactatgcaatatcttggttctgtccaaaacttagattttctctaagtagttggtttccccataggtttgagtccgaggaccatgtaataccttggttctgtccaaaacttagattttctttaaatttcgAGAATTAGCCCTCGGCCAAGGTGTGGGGCGTTGATCTGACGatggaagcccctagaattgcCCGTGCCACTGGTgcttcgaagcgtagcccctagtggaactttatattAAGGCAACAACAACAGGTTGCTGGAAGTGATGAAGGGGCTTTCACAGGCCCTTGTTTAACAAGAGCTCGAACCACTgcctgtgccaacacacaagcctttcccacagacggcgccaattgtaaggactcaatttgtaacgaccccaattGGTTTATTGGGTTTGAACGTTtgaggcccaaacaataaaatttctagagcgtgggctgaaaggctagtccttggtcaccggacagtggttgGTCATGGTACTCATACAGAGGTGAACCATATTTGCTtaagaagtctttctcctcggcatggcctgggaggctctggttcttggccttttttcccagccccttttctggattgcttacttctctttttatattagcctttacTCTTCCTCCAACGTCCATGTGTAGGTTTAGCTTTCCAgagctgatacttgtcccatcggcccatacccaaagtggttgggggtggttgtaaaagctgaaaagcattgctctgtctagcgcagagtatttaattacagtaatgacagcctttcatttgtcctttgtcgccatataatccaggggtcctttctccatcaatgtggaggtgttcagcttttccttaaactgttcctataccgtactTGCACATTCTTTCAAGAGCGCgttgggatgccgaggatagaatcatcctcggctatacctctaggccatttggacctTTACTGTATGTCCTCGGTAATATCCCTCATTTGCTCGGGTCTTGGGCCCTAAAgcaaagtgggccggggtcacaaattctctgatCCCAcagttataaaatatttaatttatatctTGAGTTCTGTTTATTTTAGACTACTTACTTAATAggattattttttgagaaagtacgtaataggattttttatttttatttatttattaaaggaGAAGAGgggtgaaaattttaaaatgtagaGTAATACTCAAGACGTAGAAAAGTGTATAATTTCATGCCGCAACTTACCATGTAGCGAGTTGTGATCGATACAACTATTTTCTCACATAGCCCATCATCACACTTATACCAATCACAACTCGTCACGTTGTACAAAAATTATTCATTGTGCACTTTTCTATTCCTGAACATTACTCTAAAATATAATCCAATTAATTGTCATAATAAACTTATaaccaaaaacaattaattaattaagtattaaacaatAAAGTGGGAGAAGTGGGTACGAAGTCAGAAGGAGGTGCCCAAAtcaataatctctctctctctctctctctttattttagtctaaaaagtaaaaaacgttaattatttcaaataaagaataaaaagtgtaaaaagtaataaaaaagagaaagagacagaaagaaataaaaagagagtGTTTTATATGATTATgtatcactaaaaaaaaaaaaaaacccacacccACACTACACAAACTACACCTCACTAAGCAAActgtcatctctctctctctctctctagcatgCAAAGACAGTCTCTGGGCTCACCTGTCTCAAAGCTCCACAGCCATGGTGGAGGATCCAGCAAGGACGCCGACACTCCCATCACCGATATTGACTCGAATCGCATAGAAGACGACGATGAGGAACACAAAACGACAAAGCTTCACCGTCAATCTCTGTCGTTTACATTATCTCCGCCTCCAAAACCCGAAAAGTTCGTCCACGTCATCCCCATCCTCACGCTCCTCTGCTTCCTCATCCTCTACCTCTGCTCCCACAGCCCCTCACAGTCAGGTACTACTCTCCTCCCATCACATCAACGGCCACCATTGCTCTCCTCTGATTACCTTTACTTAATCCTCACcgtccttttttcttttcgtttCAGATTTGGCTCAATTCAATGGATTTAAGCGACCAGCTCAGCACATAGGTATAATGCAGATTCTGTcggaatttctttattttttttgtttttgttttatgcattcgtttgttgttttttttgattaatttcCTCGTAGATTCAGACAAGATTGACGATGTCGGGCGATTTATTGAGCTCCAAAAAAGCGATGTTTTGGCGATCCGAAGCCTTCGGAACTTGCAAGAGCTGCGAAGAAAACTACGCTCCCCCAAATCTCGCTTACACCGAAAACACGCCGATTTCTAAGCCGCATTTTCCGGTTAATTCTCCGATGTCCGCACGTGCGAATCTCTCTGTGGAATCACACGTGCGCCTGCTTTCcttatttgtttatctttctctataaattttttttttcttttcttttttggttgccAGATGTAAATCCAATTGCATGTTACAGacttgttattaattttttttgcaaacaaACTGTTAAAGCGCTTGGCGTTTTGTTCAcgatttgaataaaaaaatatttcaaacgAAGCAAGCAATGTATAAAACATAGAAATCGAATCCGAATATTGATGGAAATGGAAATCAATCATAGATAAGAAGATAAGAATAGAATAGTAGTAACTTTTTGATAACGTGCGCCACTCTCGAGGCGTAGAATAGCGGAAGATGGTGTAAAGACATGTTAACATGCGCTTGATAAATTGTTGGTTACAGCTAGATAGCCAGCTGGGCGTTCGGACCGTTACTACGCCTCGTTTTGCGTTTGGGATGCCAGCTGTAAAGATGTACTCGTAATGGTACTGGGGTTAGCTTAGTACAGAAATCCAATACTCTCTCACCGATGAATGCTCAGAACTTCTGTGCTTCGAGTCTGTTCCGTTTACACGTTAGCGATGGAAGGAATAGGCCTAGTGTGACCTTGCTAGgattctttttttggttaaatccTTTCTAGGATTCATTCAGCATGTGAAAATTTTATGCTGTTGCTTTTAGAAATTTCTTTCCCTTTATTGTTTATTCAttaatctaaattctaaaatcgTTAAAACCAAATTTCTATTTTATGCAAGGACCGCTGTTTTACACGTGTCGTTGTCTGAGCACGGCATCACGGGAAAAATTACAAGCACAAAAAGTGTCGGTGGCTCGCGTAGTAACCGTTGTGTGTAACCAgttaagatattttttttattcaaaataagttTGTCGGTATTTTTATTTGTTGGTACTACTGCCAAGTGCTCTAAGTGCATTCACTATTaatctattttataaaaattttgatatcatttttataataaatgaaaaaaattgtcaaaatattaattttttttttccatgcataaaaattttctttaactggattcttaaccttagggcactcgttagcattttccttatttttttatagggtctggataataatgtatttttggaaactttttatgaaaaatttgtCATAAAAGTcagtaattttttcatttcttggtaataaaatttctaaaatagtttagggcctatttgatacacacattcaaacaatattatacgtattttcacacattttttcacctacatgtgtttccaaaaaaattaaaaactgttatttaaacacatgtaccaaatggGCCTTACTAATTCATGTCATAAGTGTATAAGTTGATAAAACATTAGGtcaagagtaatgttacagatacaaattcttttacgaaaaattttacaaactgctgatgtggttaatgattattgataaatgaaaaagtaatattagttGTGGgcctaaataaaaaccaataagaaattgattatattaatagtttgtaaaaatgttataaaatagtttgtggctgTAGCCTTAATCTttagcttaattggtaaaatttattGTCGTCAAATAAGAAATCTAGAATTTAACTCTCCTCttatactaaaaattaattgatgtcaTACCTGATAATAACCATGATTGAAAGTTAAAACTacaaattctcaaaattcaagtaagtttaaattttattaaatctataaaaaaaaaaaaaaagatgtgcaattttagtttttggtcATTGGTCAGGCTATTTTACTCCATGCTTATAAGCTTCCTAGAAACTCATGGATAGATGTCTTGTAATTAAGCTTTGAGATGTTCAAGTTTATGTCATGCTCCATGCCTATGAATCCATTAATCGGCCCTTAATatggtctttttttttacaattattggaATAATTATTATTGGGACaaataaaatgttgtgaaaCTGTGaataaactgaaaataaaatgttgttttATATACAGTtatcattttaataaattttttttattattaaaaaaactgtaATAAACTTGCATACgcattgtttattattattgttgttttttttttttttaaacataaaattttgtagtttgagTCTTTGACTTTACGGTGCAGTAAAGAATGATGGGATAGAGAAATTGATAATGGGCATAATGGTGATGATGATCACGTGGCACTATGATGAAGTGTGTTATTATTCTAAGTTATGAATAGAAATACTGTGTAGTGTGTTATTATTCTAAGTTATGAATAGAAATACTGTGCGCCGTAGCAGGTCGTGAATGGTGATGGATGATGTCTGTGACATTTGGTCCCACTTTCCATTGACCCCGTCAGTTCAGCTCAGGACAGGAGTAgcagaaaatagagaaagagaaacaaaaaaacctaCTGCTTCCGTTCACAGAAAACCAAAGTTTCTAAAATCCTCCATCACGTAATCGATGAGtaactttctttttcaaaatgtaATGATGAAATTGTTTACTATTAATTAGTTTTTCACCTcgttttgttaaaaattataattattattaataat
This region includes:
- the LOC126709701 gene encoding uncharacterized protein LOC126709701 isoform X1, whose product is MQRQSLGSPVSKLHSHGGGSSKDADTPITDIDSNRIEDDDEEHKTTKLHRQSLSFTLSPPPKPEKFVHVIPILTLLCFLILYLCSHSPSQSDLAQFNGFKRPAQHIDSDKIDDVGRFIELQKSDVLAIRSLRNLQELRRKLRSPKSRLHRKHADF
- the LOC126709701 gene encoding uncharacterized protein LOC126709701 isoform X2, which codes for MQRQSLGSPVSKLHSHGGGSSKDADTPITDIDSNRIEDDDEEHKTTKLHRQSLSFTLSPPPKPEKFVHVIPILTLLCFLILYLCSHSPSQSDLAQFNGFKRPAQHIDKIDDVGRFIELQKSDVLAIRSLRNLQELRRKLRSPKSRLHRKHADF